In one Agathobacter rectalis ATCC 33656 genomic region, the following are encoded:
- the gtfB gene encoding accessory Sec system glycosylation chaperone GtfB, with product MDRAVEVTHTADGITLLFDTFSGESKNLLESFKNAGAAFHAAAIEDDGFLPDDVMSVYGFFLGDYREADSLPGKPLYFNQIQIPDYWRIEGDNSSAKVMDRTRERARIFFTEPTHRRQVKIVDWLDDAGQVRLSEHYNRYGAIFCHTVFNKKGQKALRKFFDVTGREMIVENFVTGDILVRWQDKDWIFRSKTDFIAFFIRCAGLEDTAVYFNSLSYPFFASQALAPNGFRDALFWHEPVGDEIPGNMQIILHDQGTRAKRVFVSRRESYDRLIALGAPSDKVKQLGYIYSFVRENKHRPHILVCTNSENVGHLTELASLMPQMHFHVAAITEMSSKLMSAGQYDNVSLYPNVKMSVLDSLFEKCDFYLDINHEGEIVDAVHRAFLNNMLIVGYEETMHNAYYTADTNTFKESEYADMAEALNLTLAMPHLIDEALAMQKKAAVAADATDYMEILHL from the coding sequence ATGGATAGAGCTGTTGAAGTAACACACACGGCAGATGGTATCACACTGCTCTTTGATACATTTTCGGGCGAGAGCAAGAATCTCCTTGAGTCATTTAAGAATGCCGGTGCTGCCTTTCATGCAGCAGCCATTGAGGATGACGGTTTCCTGCCGGATGATGTGATGAGCGTGTATGGATTTTTCTTAGGCGATTACCGGGAGGCTGACAGCTTACCGGGTAAGCCGCTGTATTTCAACCAGATACAGATTCCTGATTACTGGCGCATAGAGGGCGATAATTCATCTGCGAAGGTCATGGACCGCACCAGGGAGCGAGCGAGGATATTTTTCACGGAGCCTACGCACAGGCGGCAGGTTAAGATTGTTGACTGGCTTGATGATGCCGGTCAGGTCAGGCTTTCAGAGCATTATAACAGGTATGGCGCGATCTTCTGTCACACGGTTTTTAATAAAAAGGGACAGAAGGCACTCAGGAAGTTTTTTGATGTGACGGGCAGGGAGATGATAGTGGAAAACTTTGTCACAGGTGATATACTCGTCAGATGGCAGGATAAGGACTGGATTTTCAGAAGTAAGACAGACTTTATAGCGTTTTTCATCAGGTGCGCAGGGCTGGAGGATACAGCGGTTTATTTCAACTCGCTGTCATATCCGTTTTTTGCATCACAGGCGCTTGCGCCAAACGGCTTTCGCGACGCACTCTTCTGGCACGAGCCGGTGGGAGATGAGATACCCGGCAATATGCAGATTATACTGCATGATCAGGGAACGAGGGCAAAGCGCGTATTTGTATCGCGCAGGGAGTCCTACGACAGGCTTATAGCACTTGGCGCTCCTTCCGATAAGGTGAAGCAGCTTGGATATATCTACAGCTTTGTCAGGGAAAATAAGCACAGGCCGCACATACTCGTATGTACCAATTCAGAGAATGTAGGTCATCTGACAGAGCTTGCGTCACTCATGCCGCAGATGCATTTTCATGTGGCGGCCATCACAGAGATGTCGTCGAAGCTTATGTCGGCAGGGCAGTATGACAATGTGTCACTCTACCCTAATGTGAAGATGTCCGTACTGGATAGTCTTTTTGAGAAGTGTGATTTCTACCTCGATATCAATCACGAGGGTGAGATAGTGGATGCAGTTCACAGAGCTTTCTTAAACAACATGCTTATAGTGGGCTATGAGGAGACCATGCACAACGCATATTACACCGCAGACACGAATACATTTAAGGAGAGCGAGTACGCTGATATGGCGGAGGCCCTCAACCTGACACTGGCTATGCCGCATCTCATTGATGAGGCGCTTGCCATGCAGAAAAAGGCTGCTGTAGCGGCTGATGCAACAGACTACATGGAAATACTCCATTTGTAG
- a CDS encoding aldo/keto reductase, with protein MYTADEKRYDTMRYNRCGRSGLKLPVVSLGLWHNFGDFSSYDNMKQMCFTAFDHGITHFDLANNYGPEYGSAEKHFGLILKEHLSAYRDELIISSKAGYDMWKGPYGNWGSRKYLIASLDQSLKRMGLDYVDIFYHHRMDPETPLEETMGALDQIVKSGKALYVGLSNYDGETMKRACEILTDLKCPFIINQNSYNIFNRTIEQNGLKQAARECQKGIISFSPLAQGMLTDRYINGIPEDSRIKTDGRFLNQEKLTPHIEQIKKLNDIAAKRGETLAQMALKWVVKDDDVTSVLVGASKPQQILENLKVMEGTGFSEEELRMIDEIVGV; from the coding sequence ATGTACACAGCAGACGAAAAGAGATACGACACAATGAGATATAACAGATGCGGCAGGAGCGGACTTAAGCTTCCTGTTGTATCGCTTGGTCTATGGCACAATTTCGGTGATTTTTCATCGTATGACAACATGAAGCAGATGTGCTTCACAGCCTTTGACCATGGCATCACTCACTTTGACCTGGCAAACAACTATGGTCCTGAATACGGCAGCGCAGAGAAGCACTTCGGGCTTATCCTGAAGGAGCATCTGTCAGCATACCGCGATGAGCTCATCATCAGCTCAAAGGCAGGCTATGATATGTGGAAGGGACCATACGGCAACTGGGGCAGCCGCAAGTATCTGATTGCAAGCCTTGATCAGAGCCTTAAGAGAATGGGACTCGACTATGTGGATATTTTCTATCATCACAGAATGGACCCTGAGACACCGCTTGAGGAAACAATGGGAGCACTCGACCAGATAGTAAAAAGCGGAAAAGCACTCTATGTCGGACTGTCAAATTATGACGGCGAGACCATGAAGAGAGCCTGCGAGATTCTTACTGATTTGAAATGTCCGTTTATCATCAACCAGAATTCATACAATATCTTCAACCGTACAATAGAGCAAAACGGCTTGAAGCAGGCAGCAAGAGAGTGTCAAAAGGGCATCATCTCCTTCAGCCCGCTCGCACAGGGCATGCTCACAGACCGTTACATAAACGGTATTCCGGAGGATAGCCGTATAAAGACAGACGGCCGCTTTTTAAATCAGGAAAAGCTCACTCCACACATCGAGCAGATTAAGAAGCTAAACGATATAGCCGCAAAACGTGGTGAGACACTAGCACAGATGGCTCTTAAGTGGGTGGTAAAGGATGATGACGTGACAAGCGTGCTTGTCGGCGCCTCAAAGCCACAGCAGATTCTTGAAAACTTAAAGGTTATGGAGGGCACAGGCTTCTCTGAGGAAGAGCTTAGGATGATTGATGAGATTGTGGGAGTGTAA
- the panB gene encoding 3-methyl-2-oxobutanoate hydroxymethyltransferase — protein MKNTVVTFKQAKEKGEKLTMLTAYDYSTAKLIDEAGINAILVGDSLGMVVLGYEDTLSVTMEDMIHHSAAVSRGIKDTLLITDMPFMSYQTSVYDAVVNAGRLVKEGHAQAVKLEGGKEVCPQIKAIVDASIPVCAHLGLTPQSVNAFGGFKVQGKGEEAAQKLLDDARAVEAAGAFAVVLECVPKALAKKITESISIPTIGIGAGADCDGQVLVYQDMLAMYANMKPKFVKQFAQVGKEMNEAFTAYKKAVEEGSFPGEEHTFKMDETIIDKLY, from the coding sequence ATGAAAAATACAGTAGTAACTTTTAAACAGGCAAAGGAAAAGGGCGAGAAGCTCACGATGCTCACAGCATATGATTATTCGACAGCAAAGCTCATAGATGAGGCCGGAATCAATGCAATTTTAGTAGGAGATTCTCTCGGCATGGTGGTGCTTGGCTATGAGGATACACTTTCAGTGACTATGGAGGATATGATTCATCACAGCGCAGCTGTTTCAAGAGGCATAAAGGATACGCTGCTCATCACAGATATGCCTTTTATGTCATATCAGACATCGGTTTATGATGCTGTGGTCAATGCAGGACGACTCGTGAAGGAAGGCCATGCGCAGGCAGTCAAGCTCGAGGGTGGCAAGGAGGTATGTCCACAGATAAAGGCTATCGTGGATGCATCAATTCCGGTATGTGCACATTTAGGGCTTACACCACAGTCAGTAAATGCATTTGGCGGCTTCAAGGTGCAGGGAAAGGGTGAAGAGGCAGCACAGAAGCTTCTTGACGATGCCCGTGCAGTTGAGGCGGCAGGAGCATTTGCAGTAGTGCTCGAGTGCGTGCCAAAGGCACTTGCCAAAAAAATCACAGAGAGCATAAGCATACCTACAATCGGTATCGGAGCGGGAGCAGACTGCGACGGCCAGGTGCTCGTATATCAGGATATGCTTGCCATGTATGCAAACATGAAGCCGAAATTTGTAAAGCAGTTTGCACAGGTCGGAAAAGAAATGAATGAGGCGTTCACAGCCTACAAAAAGGCTGTTGAGGAGGGAAGCTTCCCTGGTGAGGAGCATACCTTTAAGATGGATGAGACAATAATTGACAAGCTGTATTAG
- a CDS encoding HD domain-containing phosphohydrolase: MDRYSVSRTKRSLFYLMMAFLIVGFIIAECILPSERSQSVSDNNITYEGSFTWEKSDGEREAIEVPGRYDVKPGDTMVITTVLPDDFNASVMAIRASLQTVRFYVDGSLRAEYDTKDTRPFGKDSASRYVFCNMSEDDAGKELRIELTSHASNYSGVVNTVYCGEKSDIWTNIFHNSSRETIIAFFIFFAAVVSVMFSIALSIVYKTHFDMEYVGWCMLLGAIWMLGESKLRQMLVPNASVLAAMCFVVILISPIAVSIYIDSIQGGRYTRVYTCIEALAAVNFIVCTALQLFGVCDYIETLPAGQGMLAVCCAVVITTFIIDIIKHRTLGYRPEMVAMIIALVLVLIEAASVYFVVTMSGFFIGTGLIVILFVNIIVTIKRISEIEYKRQKEESDRLRNQTERVSLQMMKTLAATIEAKDDYMRGHSYRVAEYSALIAKQLGWSEHEMENLRNAAYLHDIGKIGVPDTILNKPTRLTDEEFAAIKSHTVMGADILKDITLLDHLVDIARNHHERYDGKGYPDGLVGEEIPLSARIVCVADSYDAMKSRRIYRNALPDEEIRRELLDNCGTQFDPQISRMFVDMLDNGMVVIDEDNPAAQGYRDNAAIESVADKFISEVMKTMSSQEKADSVDYLTGLYMRSRGQQVIAALMQDNDGCLAFIDMDNLKKVNDVHGHKAGDRALKLIGNLLAKETENETFAACRLGGDEFLIFMPYSDRASVESVIKRIFEGFESAREADCEIKEAALSAGLCMTTKGAMFESDYTKADKALYYVKQNCKGSYFFYEQLLADNKENTNLSADLRNVAKLLKESGSYTGALDLNYREFARIYEFVNNVGDRHNHNCYLVMVTMNTLPEQLADIEEIEKALDCMEQSIRSKIRKVDVCTRYSSMQYLIILFEPQENQIPNVMERIFMHYYELCDRENFKPQYEYIKMTEVK; this comes from the coding sequence ATGGATAGATACAGCGTGAGTAGGACAAAGAGGTCATTGTTTTATTTAATGATGGCCTTTTTGATTGTTGGATTTATAATTGCCGAGTGCATATTACCGAGTGAGAGAAGCCAGTCTGTAAGTGATAATAATATCACCTACGAGGGCAGCTTTACATGGGAGAAGTCCGATGGTGAAAGGGAGGCTATTGAAGTACCCGGCAGGTACGATGTTAAGCCGGGGGATACGATGGTCATAACTACTGTTCTGCCTGATGATTTCAATGCAAGTGTCATGGCAATCAGAGCATCACTTCAGACAGTCAGATTTTACGTGGATGGCAGTCTGAGAGCAGAGTATGATACAAAGGACACGAGACCCTTCGGCAAGGATTCCGCGAGCAGATATGTATTTTGCAATATGTCGGAGGATGATGCCGGCAAAGAGCTGCGCATTGAGCTGACAAGCCATGCATCCAACTATTCAGGCGTTGTAAATACAGTATACTGTGGAGAAAAGAGCGATATATGGACAAATATATTTCATAATAGCTCAAGAGAGACGATTATAGCATTTTTCATTTTTTTTGCTGCTGTAGTGTCTGTTATGTTCAGTATAGCACTCAGTATTGTATACAAGACACATTTTGACATGGAGTATGTAGGCTGGTGTATGCTTCTTGGGGCAATATGGATGCTTGGTGAATCGAAGCTGCGTCAGATGCTGGTGCCGAATGCATCTGTTTTGGCGGCTATGTGCTTTGTGGTTATTCTGATTAGTCCTATTGCTGTTTCGATTTATATTGACAGCATACAGGGTGGGCGTTATACAAGAGTGTATACATGCATAGAGGCACTTGCGGCTGTGAATTTCATTGTCTGCACAGCTTTGCAGCTTTTTGGTGTGTGCGATTATATAGAGACTCTGCCGGCAGGACAGGGAATGCTTGCTGTCTGCTGCGCGGTCGTTATCACAACGTTTATCATTGATATAATTAAGCATAGGACATTGGGCTACAGACCTGAGATGGTTGCCATGATTATAGCACTTGTTCTGGTGCTTATAGAGGCTGCTTCTGTGTACTTTGTTGTCACTATGTCAGGCTTCTTTATCGGAACAGGCCTTATTGTGATTTTGTTTGTCAATATAATAGTCACAATAAAAAGAATCAGCGAGATAGAATACAAGCGCCAGAAGGAAGAAAGTGACAGGCTTAGAAATCAGACAGAGAGAGTTTCCCTTCAGATGATGAAGACACTCGCTGCTACAATAGAAGCAAAGGATGATTATATGAGAGGGCACTCATACAGGGTGGCAGAGTACTCTGCTCTCATTGCAAAGCAGCTTGGCTGGAGTGAGCATGAGATGGAGAATCTTAGAAATGCTGCATATCTGCATGATATCGGAAAGATTGGCGTGCCTGATACAATATTAAATAAGCCGACCAGGCTGACCGATGAAGAGTTTGCAGCCATAAAGAGCCATACTGTGATGGGCGCAGATATCTTAAAGGATATCACACTGTTAGACCATCTGGTGGATATTGCAAGGAATCATCATGAGCGCTACGATGGAAAGGGCTATCCTGACGGACTGGTGGGAGAGGAAATACCGCTTTCTGCCCGTATAGTGTGTGTGGCAGACAGCTATGATGCCATGAAATCGCGCAGGATTTACAGGAATGCACTGCCCGATGAAGAAATCCGAAGGGAGCTTTTGGATAACTGCGGCACGCAGTTTGACCCGCAGATATCGCGTATGTTTGTTGATATGCTTGACAATGGCATGGTTGTGATTGATGAGGATAATCCTGCGGCTCAGGGCTACCGTGATAATGCGGCTATCGAGTCAGTGGCAGACAAATTCATATCTGAGGTCATGAAGACCATGAGCAGTCAGGAAAAAGCCGATAGTGTTGATTATCTGACAGGACTTTACATGCGAAGTCGTGGACAGCAGGTAATAGCAGCCCTGATGCAGGATAATGATGGCTGTCTTGCCTTCATAGATATGGATAATCTCAAAAAAGTCAATGATGTGCATGGTCACAAGGCGGGTGACAGGGCACTTAAGCTTATAGGTAATCTCCTTGCTAAAGAGACTGAGAATGAGACCTTTGCAGCCTGCAGGCTTGGAGGTGACGAGTTCCTCATCTTTATGCCATATTCTGACAGGGCAAGCGTGGAGAGTGTTATAAAGCGCATATTTGAGGGCTTCGAGAGCGCCAGGGAAGCAGACTGTGAGATAAAGGAGGCCGCTCTTTCAGCAGGACTGTGCATGACGACAAAGGGAGCCATGTTTGAAAGTGACTACACAAAGGCAGATAAGGCGCTCTACTATGTGAAGCAGAACTGTAAGGGTTCATATTTCTTCTATGAGCAGCTCTTAGCTGACAATAAGGAGAATACAAATCTGAGTGCGGATTTACGAAACGTGGCAAAGCTTTTAAAGGAGAGTGGCAGCTATACAGGTGCGTTGGATTTAAACTACAGAGAGTTTGCAAGAATCTATGAGTTCGTGAACAATGTAGGAGATAGGCACAACCACAACTGCTATCTGGTCATGGTGACTATGAACACTCTGCCGGAGCAGCTTGCAGATATCGAGGAAATTGAGAAGGCACTTGACTGCATGGAACAGTCTATCCGCAGTAAGATCAGAAAGGTGGATGTCTGCACGCGCTACAGCTCAATGCAGTATCTTATCATACTATTTGAGCCACAGGAAAATCAGATTCCAAATGTCATGGAGAGAATCTTTATGCATTACTATGAGCTCTGTGACAGAGAGAATTTCAAGCCGCAGTATGAGTATATCAAAATGACTGAGGTAAAATAG
- the panD gene encoding aspartate 1-decarboxylase, with the protein MNYTMLKGKIHRAVVKQADLNYVGSITVDTKLLEAAGILEYEMVQIVDVENGNRFETYTIAGEPGSGMICLNGAAARQVAVGDHVILMCYAQMTPEEAKEHHPKVVFVDDENKIARVTNYEKHGKLTEDFI; encoded by the coding sequence ATGAATTATACAATGCTTAAGGGCAAAATACACAGAGCGGTGGTCAAGCAGGCTGACTTAAACTACGTGGGAAGCATCACTGTAGATACAAAGCTGCTTGAGGCAGCAGGCATCTTGGAGTATGAGATGGTACAGATTGTCGATGTGGAAAACGGAAACAGATTCGAGACCTACACCATCGCCGGAGAGCCGGGCTCAGGCATGATATGCTTAAACGGCGCAGCCGCCAGACAGGTTGCAGTCGGTGACCATGTGATACTCATGTGCTATGCGCAGATGACACCGGAGGAAGCAAAGGAGCATCATCCGAAGGTTGTGTTTGTGGATGATGAAAACAAGATAGCGCGTGTGACAAATTATGAGAAGCATGGAAAGCTGACGGAGGATTTTATTTAA
- a CDS encoding Rossmann-like and DUF2520 domain-containing protein has product MKIGIIGAGRVGCSIGKYLRTKDIELAGYYDVDSAAAKEAAEFTRTESFDSLKQLADQSQIIFITTPDSFIIPVWEQLKELSLTNQIICHCSGALSSDSFSGRESMSVSCCSIHPMLPFSNKFSSYEQLNKAFFTVEGQDAAVEAISGLFCSIGNEVCRIDGAKKAKYHAAASILSNQVIAVLDMGYSLLEDCGFTRAEAVRATGQLVMRNIENVLEAGCDGALTGPIERNDIETVKKHIACMQNDDSDDVRLYKMLGTKLVNIAEKKNPDKDYTQMMELLRG; this is encoded by the coding sequence ATGAAAATAGGCATAATCGGCGCAGGCAGAGTGGGCTGTTCTATAGGTAAATACCTAAGGACAAAGGACATAGAGCTTGCAGGCTATTATGACGTGGATTCTGCGGCGGCTAAGGAGGCTGCGGAGTTTACAAGGACAGAGAGCTTTGATTCGCTAAAGCAACTGGCGGATCAATCACAGATTATATTTATCACCACACCGGATTCATTTATTATACCGGTTTGGGAACAATTAAAAGAGCTGTCTCTAACGAATCAGATTATATGTCATTGCAGTGGCGCATTATCATCCGATTCATTTTCCGGAAGGGAGAGCATGAGCGTATCATGCTGTTCAATTCATCCAATGTTACCGTTCAGTAACAAATTTTCATCATATGAGCAATTAAATAAAGCATTTTTCACAGTGGAAGGGCAGGATGCTGCGGTTGAAGCAATATCCGGGCTGTTTTGTTCTATTGGAAATGAGGTATGCCGCATTGATGGCGCTAAAAAGGCAAAATACCATGCAGCGGCTAGTATTTTGAGCAATCAGGTGATTGCTGTCCTTGACATGGGCTATTCTCTTTTGGAGGACTGCGGCTTTACAAGGGCTGAGGCTGTAAGAGCTACAGGCCAGCTTGTGATGCGCAATATCGAAAACGTACTCGAAGCAGGCTGTGACGGCGCACTGACCGGGCCAATCGAGAGAAACGATATTGAAACAGTGAAAAAGCACATCGCATGTATGCAAAATGACGATAGCGATGATGTCAGATTGTACAAAATGCTTGGTACAAAACTAGTAAATATTGCTGAAAAAAAGAATCCTGATAAGGATTACACTCAGATGATGGAATTGCTAAGAGGCTGA
- a CDS encoding CRISPR-associated helicase/endonuclease Cas3 encodes MEYIAHIEEERKQRLIDHLDGTAKLAGKFAESFGKYEWGYCIGMLHDLGKYSKEFQHKIQFNTNDRVDHSTAGMRLCNEKGGYYSILQYAIAGHHSGLMDYYKLEERYRKSICDYQAYRQEVEIPQIKSDPFESCKTQNPHFSMGIFMRMLYSCLVDADFLETESFMKNNHVERTSGEEMASLLARLERHIGSWLENDDLNSINGRRTEILKACLIAGENDRGLFHLTVPTGGGKTIASLAFALKHAVRHQMEHIIYVIPYTSIIEQNAQVFREILGQDNVLENHCNVDYGDSEELKPMQLASENWDKPVIVTTNVQFFESLFASRSSKCRKIHNIANSVVIFDEAQMLPLEYLKPCIAMMENLMDFYRTSIVLCTATQPALDSIFDQHRRYIELCPNINEQFKFFKRVIYENLGIIEFDTLIERLKTEKRALCIVNTKKCAQQLYEQLSGDGVYHLSTSMYPKHRKKILAQIKERMSDKSKSCVLISTSLVEAGVDLDFNSVYRQVAGVDSVIQAAGRCNREGIEKKENSKVYIFDINGMKTVPGQSLQSSITKGLLQDYHDISNLECITEYFKRLYHFRENDLDKKNIIGEFKDWKYNFETVSEKFHLIEENTRIVFIPIEQEAKDLLFEIKNQGYGKARMRKASQYCVQIYNQLFDTLYGAGIIKEITSDIENFYELVDEEMYTDDKGLNLSVESGMDLYL; translated from the coding sequence ATGGAATATATTGCGCATATAGAAGAAGAAAGAAAGCAAAGGCTTATTGATCATTTGGATGGAACTGCCAAATTAGCCGGAAAATTTGCAGAATCATTTGGAAAATATGAGTGGGGATATTGCATAGGTATGTTACATGATCTAGGTAAGTATTCCAAAGAATTTCAACATAAAATACAGTTTAATACGAATGACAGAGTAGACCATTCTACTGCTGGAATGAGATTATGTAATGAAAAAGGTGGATATTATTCTATATTACAATATGCTATTGCAGGACATCATTCTGGACTAATGGATTACTATAAGCTTGAAGAACGATATAGAAAATCAATATGTGATTATCAGGCATATAGACAGGAGGTAGAAATTCCACAAATAAAAAGTGATCCTTTTGAGAGCTGTAAAACACAAAATCCTCATTTTTCAATGGGGATTTTTATGAGGATGTTATATTCATGTCTTGTTGATGCGGACTTTCTTGAAACAGAAAGTTTTATGAAGAATAACCATGTGGAACGAACATCGGGTGAAGAAATGGCATCTTTATTAGCAAGACTGGAAAGACATATTGGTTCATGGTTAGAAAATGATGATCTTAATTCGATAAACGGTAGAAGAACTGAGATATTAAAAGCCTGTCTGATAGCAGGTGAGAATGATAGGGGATTGTTTCACCTGACTGTTCCAACAGGTGGTGGAAAAACAATTGCCTCATTGGCATTTGCGTTAAAGCATGCAGTCAGGCATCAAATGGAGCATATTATATATGTTATTCCATATACTAGCATTATAGAACAGAATGCTCAGGTGTTTCGTGAAATACTTGGGCAGGATAATGTTCTTGAGAATCATTGTAATGTCGATTATGGGGATTCTGAAGAATTAAAACCGATGCAGCTTGCCAGCGAAAACTGGGATAAACCTGTAATTGTCACGACTAATGTTCAATTTTTTGAATCATTATTCGCAAGCAGGTCATCTAAGTGTAGGAAAATTCATAATATTGCGAATTCTGTGGTTATATTTGATGAGGCACAAATGTTGCCATTGGAATATTTGAAACCATGCATTGCCATGATGGAAAATTTAATGGATTTCTATAGGACAAGTATTGTTTTATGTACGGCAACACAACCGGCCTTAGACAGTATATTTGATCAACACAGACGGTATATTGAATTATGCCCGAATATAAATGAGCAGTTTAAATTTTTTAAAAGAGTTATATACGAAAATCTTGGGATAATCGAATTTGATACTTTAATTGAAAGATTGAAGACTGAAAAAAGAGCACTGTGTATTGTTAATACAAAAAAATGTGCACAGCAGCTTTACGAACAGTTAAGTGGTGATGGTGTGTATCATTTATCAACAAGTATGTATCCTAAGCATCGTAAAAAGATACTTGCACAGATTAAAGAAAGAATGAGTGATAAATCAAAATCATGTGTGCTTATTTCAACAAGTTTGGTAGAGGCGGGAGTAGATCTTGATTTTAATTCAGTATATCGTCAAGTAGCAGGAGTAGATTCGGTAATACAGGCAGCAGGTAGATGCAACCGAGAAGGAATTGAGAAAAAAGAAAACAGTAAAGTTTATATTTTTGATATAAATGGAATGAAAACAGTGCCGGGACAAAGTCTGCAAAGCTCAATCACTAAAGGGTTATTGCAAGATTATCATGATATTTCTAATCTTGAATGCATTACAGAATATTTCAAAAGGCTATATCATTTTAGAGAAAATGATTTGGATAAAAAGAATATTATAGGCGAATTCAAGGATTGGAAATATAATTTTGAGACGGTATCAGAAAAATTTCATTTGATTGAGGAAAATACAAGAATTGTATTTATTCCGATAGAGCAGGAAGCTAAGGATTTATTATTTGAAATAAAAAATCAGGGTTATGGAAAAGCCAGAATGAGAAAGGCATCCCAGTACTGTGTTCAGATATATAATCAGCTTTTTGATACTTTGTATGGTGCTGGTATAATTAAGGAAATAACATCGGATATAGAGAATTTTTATGAATTGGTAGATGAAGAAATGTATACAGATGACAAGGGATTAAATTTGTCTGTGGAATCTGGAATGGATTTATATCTGTAA
- the panC gene encoding pantoate--beta-alanine ligase — protein sequence MLIYGQIEQVREAVKAWKKEGKSVGFVPTMGYLHEGHKSLIDAARRENDKVVVSIFVNPMQFGPAEDLDSYPRDLNRDAKLCEDAGVDIIFHPEPEEMYADGFCSYVDMNGLTTELCGKTRPIHFRGVQTVVLKLFHIVTPDRAYFGQKDAQQLAVIKRMVKDLNVDTEIIGCPIIREEDGLAKSSRNTYLSEDERQAALVLSRSLKIGKQLVEDGEKSAKAIKDAITAEINKEPLARIDYVDVVDFETITPVDEIKGTTLVAIAVYIGKTRLIDNFIA from the coding sequence ATGTTAATATACGGACAAATCGAACAGGTAAGAGAAGCAGTAAAGGCATGGAAAAAAGAGGGCAAAAGCGTTGGCTTTGTACCTACAATGGGATACCTCCACGAGGGACACAAGAGCTTAATCGATGCGGCAAGACGCGAGAATGACAAGGTTGTAGTGAGTATTTTTGTAAATCCAATGCAGTTTGGCCCTGCAGAGGATTTAGACAGCTATCCACGTGATTTAAACAGGGATGCAAAGCTTTGTGAGGATGCGGGCGTTGACATTATTTTCCATCCTGAGCCTGAGGAGATGTATGCAGACGGCTTCTGCTCATATGTGGATATGAATGGCCTCACAACTGAGCTTTGTGGAAAAACAAGACCTATCCATTTTAGAGGTGTGCAGACAGTTGTCCTGAAGCTGTTTCACATTGTGACACCTGACCGTGCATACTTTGGACAGAAGGATGCACAGCAGCTTGCGGTCATAAAGCGTATGGTAAAGGATTTAAATGTTGACACAGAAATCATCGGCTGCCCAATCATCCGTGAGGAGGATGGACTGGCAAAGAGCTCAAGAAACACATATTTAAGTGAGGATGAAAGACAGGCAGCGCTTGTACTGAGCAGAAGCTTAAAAATCGGAAAGCAGCTCGTAGAGGATGGCGAAAAGAGTGCAAAAGCGATAAAGGATGCAATCACAGCAGAGATAAACAAGGAGCCGCTTGCAAGAATTGATTATGTAGATGTGGTTGATTTTGAAACAATTACACCGGTTGATGAGATTAAGGGAACAACACTCGTGGCAATTGCTGTCTATATCGGAAAGACAAGGCTGATTGACAATTTTATTGCGTAG